The Sphaerochaeta globosa str. Buddy region ATAATACCAACTGGCATCTGCCTGTCCGTCATTATCAACTGAAATTTGCAAGGAGGTAATGCGTTCAGCCAAATTCTGTTTGATTGATTGAAAAAGATTATCATAGGTTAACTTACCATTTAGGGTAGCGATGGGATCAAATATTTTTGATAGCGTCATAGAAGGATACAAGAGCGTCAAATATTTATGTCTTTGGTTTTCCTCGATTGATCCCAACTCCAATCTTCGAGCTGGATTCCTTCTCTCGCGTTTCTCACCATCAACATCTTTCTTGGACTTTCTGGTGAAATACTTGATATTCTTCAGCTTATCCTTAAGCTTCCCTAGTGTTTTCAATTCAAGTTCATATGACATGAGCGTAGCTATCATTCGTGGCACCATTTCCCACGATGAAAATACTAAGATTTTTGAAAACATATCTTTGTTCTTGAAAGTTCCTTCCAAAGAGAAGCACGGCGATGAAGGTGGAACCCACAGCAGCAGTTCGTTGTTTCTTTCAAAAGCAATCTTCCTCAACATTTCAAACCGGGAATTCGGAATTGAAAAATCGGTATAGGTCTGAATCTTATTCCGATTTAACCAAACAGAGGGACTCTTCAGCAGTTTCTTCTGATGTGTAGAAAGATTGCTCCATTCATTTTTAAGGAACTTTTCCAGTTTTACCTTAATCTGATACTTATCGAGATAGGATAACAAAAATGGAGCTGATTTAGCATATTCTATAGGTAAGTTTTCTTTCCCTAGACTTCGAAAAATTGCCTGTGTATCGAGATAAGAGACAATGTCCGACTCATTCGGAATAATTGGCACCGTATGGGTTTCATTGTCGATAAGATTTCCGGCATCCTCTGCGACATGTCGTTCTGTTTTGCATATATGTTTGGTCATTGACTGTTCAACTGTGGTTTTGGCAACCTTCACCAATGCAAATCCTTTAGGCGTGAATTCACGTAATTTTTCTGAAAACGTATTCCAGTCCGTCTGGAATTCTTTATCAATCTCAGAATTGTTCATTAAAAAATTCATGATTCCCATGAATTCTGAGTAGTGACTTTCTTCTTGAGGATCCTCCATCTCCTCCAAAGTTGAATAGAGCTTATACGGTGTGGCGGACAGCAGGAGAACCTTGGGATCATTACCTCCCGTTGAGGCAGAAAGAAACTTTCTTGCGAGCAGAGATGTTTCAGAGCCATCGTCAGCTGAGATCAAGTTTTTAAACCTTTGAAACTCATCCATGATAATCAGATCCGGTTCCAACCTGTTGATACTGATTTCTGCAAAAAGTATACGCAAATTGCTGATGATATCGGCCGCATACGGAGACCGGTAATCAGGATCATTATCAATCTGCTGGCAACTCTCCTTCAATTGATCAATCAAGAATTTATGAGTAGTAGTAAAAGCTTCAGACAACTTTGTTCCCATGAAGGCCAAATACGCACCACTGCTGAGATCATTACAATTTTCGACTTGCTCTTCATAGAAATTACAGTCCCCATCCCAGTTCCTTTCCAACATCGCTCGATCGAATTTCAGAAATGACTTCAAGGAATCATACCAGATCCCAAATTCTTCGAGAGTTTTGGTCTTATTCAGCACAGCAAGAATCAAAGCTCGTTCAGCCTTTGTTCCGCCACTGGATTTCAACGAGAAGGAAGTAGCAGGGGTAAGTGGAATCAATTGAAAGTATCTCCCCTCCTGACCGATTCCATTATAATTTTGATATTCCTGTTGGAATATTTTCAGATGCTGCATCGAAAGCCGGGAATCAGCGATTCGATCAACCATGAAATCTTTCTGTCCGGTAATGATTAGTTTTCGGAGATTCTGATCGGCAATGTTCTGGTTGGAGCAGACATATACAATCTTAAACAGCTCATCACCTTCCTCTCGATGCCACCGAGCCGTGGATGCAATTACCCCCTTGGCTATCAATGTTTTACCCAGACCAACTTCATCCGCAACAAGTACACGATTGTGGCAATCATGAAAACACTTCATGACTTGCTTGACGGTTGCCCGTTGGAAATCCTTCAGCCCAGCAAGAGCTTTTTCTTCTAGAATCTTAAGTTCTTCTGGGGTAGGCAAATTACTCATATCTTCGCAACCTTGATAATTGTATTAAAGACTTCATGGAATCCCGCAGGTACCGAAGGATGGTCTTGCAGGTCTTCCAACAACTTCTCAATTTCTTTCAATCTGACGGGCTTATCTGCTGCAACCTTGAGCATTTTTTCATACATCGCCGGTATGGGTTTATTGTTGCCAGATAAATCAGCTGAATACTTCTTGAATCTTTTCAGTTCCATCACTACATCATCATAATAGTCATCGCCCATAAGCAATGACACATAGGAGATGAAGTCCTGTTCATCCCGAATGACTGACTTTACTATAGCAGCATCCCTATCTCCAGGCATTCCAGTCAATGGTATTCTGACAATTCGTTCCAATCTTGTATCAAGATCTCCGTCTAGCTTGATCAAGAAAAATTCGCAAAGCTGTTCTTTCTTCATTTTTGAGAAAATTATTTGGGTAGTAATGTCTTTCCCTAGGTTAGGAGATAAGAGTGGAAAAAGGCTACCCTTCACATCTTCGCACACATTGGATGCACTAATTTCAAAATCAAAGAAATCATCTCCAGTAGGCTTTACCTTCCCAGCAAACTCCAGCCGTCGCAAATATCCAGTCAACTCTTCCAGTGTTTCATCCTTTGGATCTGGAACGTACTCTGGCATTTCTTCAGAAAGCAACTCGAAAGGGCTATCATCGCTTTCCAAGAGTGCTCTCGAGAGCATTTCAGTATTCAACTTTCCCCAGGTTGTCGATAGTTTCAACATAAACTCGATATTGCCACCACTAAAAGCATTGTATGAAGCATTCATCGAACCTATAAATAATTCACTTTTTGAATTATATGTTCGAAAGAACAACTTTGCATGAATATCCTGACCATCCAGATTTGTGTAATCTTCATGTTCTTCCCCGCTATGGAAAGCTTCTTCTCGTAATGAATAGATATCAAAATCCTTACGGACTCTTTCGGAAAGCTTTGATACTTCAGATCTTCTGGTAATTAGAATGGGTCTGTAATCATGTAGATTTTTCCCACTCTTCATATCAAGCAATCTTTCCAGCGGGGTTTTCTTTCCTTGACCTCCAAGAAATGGAGACATGACGATTAGCCTATCCCACTTGTTAAATAGTCCGCTATTGTCAATGGAGTATGATCCCCCAGTCCCACGAGAGATTCCCACAGGATGAAAATCAAAATCTACTTTATCTTCTCCAGAAGAGAATTTTACTTCCATGATTTCTTTTGCCATAGTTCCCAACATCTTTTTCTTCTGGCCTTGTTGAGTAGTGTCCTTGCATTGTTTCATGAGATATTTTAGGAAATCCTGAAGAGGGGCATTCTTAGAATCCTCTTCCTTCTCTGTCTTCCCCTCTAAACAGACGGCAACATCCCAACTGCAATCAAAGGTCAAGTTACGCGAAAGTATGATTACACGCCACAAATCACTGATTCCATTCTTGAATTTTACAATCCATACTTTGGGATGAAACACATGATGAATTCTTCTATTCGTCTTGATCTCAAAGACCATCGAATCAAGCAATCCATGTACAGGAATTATATCTTGAGGAATAAAAACCTGACCAGTCTGGCAGAACACCGCGATACGCTGGCTACTTAAAGTCAAAGCATTCAACATCCGTATGGGGTTCTTAAGACAATCGTCATCCATCGTTTCAGAAACTCCCAAAGCCATCGTAACGCCTATCAGGGAATTCAGGTCTAACGAATAGGTTGTCCCGACAGCAAATTCTGTCTCAAACCCTAAAGGTGGAGTAAGGAGCTTCATATAATCCAGTCGGTCTGATTGAGGATTCAACAGTTTCTTTTGTACATTTGCCATATTACATCCTCAACCCATGATGAATATCTGAAAGCAACTGTAGAGCAATCGGCAACCTATAATCCAATTCCTCGATGCCTATATTATGTTCGAGGTTAAGCTGTTGGATATTCTTGAACTTCGACCGGCTCCTTTTTAATGATTCTTCCCTTTTACGTATCAATCTATCTGCAGTATCAAAATCCCCTGTTTTCAAGGATTCATATACCAAATTCAAGAATTGTTTTGTCTTATTTTCCGACTCCCGAGTTAGTTTCAACAGAGTAAATATTTCTTCAAGATGATTATCGCCTAGATTATTGACCTGAACGAGAGATTCTTGCCACTTTCTATCATACGATTCTCGATTCATTCCCTCTCTTAATAACCAATTGAATCGCACATTAATGATTTTGTTGAAGGTTGCGAACCAAGATGCAAGTTGAATCTTTCTGGCCATCTCCGCATCTTTGAAGCCTGACAAGTCCAGAAGATCTTGGAAAGACAGATTATCCTTGGGCAATAAGTACCAATTATCTTGAACAAGAAAGTGTGCCAAGAGGCTTTCACTGTGGGAAGCGATAATCTTTTTTTGGAGAAAAACCGCCTCACCATAGGTCAGCTTGATCGTCGATTGGTCCAAGGAGTCAGGAATATTTTCAGGAAAATCAAAAAATGATAATCCAATAATCATATACGCGGGGTCATCATTCAGAGCATCTTCATCATCTTCAACTTTTTTCCCAGACAACTTCCCTTGCTCACGCTTACTATGATGATTTTCGACGAACATACAATACTGGTTGAGTGAGAAATTTTTCAGATGCTCTTCAGGAGGATCGAAAATCTTCCAAGATCGTATTCCACTCCAGTAAACACTGCTAGGCTTACGCTTCAAATTTATACCCGAGTCTTGTCCGATGATACCGCGTAAATCATCGCCTGAGTTGTCCTTCAAATCTTGAATCAATTCCAGCTCTCGCTGCTCAATCAAATCTTGCATTGACCCTTTCTTAATATTTTTCCCTGTAATTATTTCACGGAAGATGTACGGGATAAGCACAAAGTATTTTGCCCGAGTCTGTATAGTACTGGTTCCAGGGAAGAAAATATCCGCAAATCCATCTCGAATGGCACCTATACCCAATTCATCCAAGGCAGTCTTCTGTGCCAAATTATGCAAAATCTTCATGACTTTGTCTCGTTGTTCTCTGGAAAAATCAATCCAGCCTAACTGAAGAATCTTCATACTAGTATTACCCAATCTTTTTTGTGCTTTGCAGCAAGTACTCTTGCTTTCTCAGACTTTTTGCCCAAACAGGGATCCAATACAATTCTGTCAATAAATGCTTGGTGCGGAGCAGATACATCGTCGTCAGCTTGGAACAAGAAATTAATTACATCAATCATGATTGTCCTAGTTGAGTCAGCACCGTTGTGGGTATAACGAAACCCAAGGTTCTCAAGCTTCAACTTCTCTACTTCAAACATTACCACCCTTCCTGAGTATTAAAACCATACAGCACACACCGACAAGCAGAGCAAGTAGAATCTTTGAAGTAATTAGTCAGCTTTAGTTTCAGTGAATCTTTGTAGCACCTTTTTCTATTATATCTACATTAATAGCCAATGGAAGGGTGT contains the following coding sequences:
- a CDS encoding helicase-related protein, yielding MSNLPTPEELKILEEKALAGLKDFQRATVKQVMKCFHDCHNRVLVADEVGLGKTLIAKGVIASTARWHREEGDELFKIVYVCSNQNIADQNLRKLIITGQKDFMVDRIADSRLSMQHLKIFQQEYQNYNGIGQEGRYFQLIPLTPATSFSLKSSGGTKAERALILAVLNKTKTLEEFGIWYDSLKSFLKFDRAMLERNWDGDCNFYEEQVENCNDLSSGAYLAFMGTKLSEAFTTTHKFLIDQLKESCQQIDNDPDYRSPYAADIISNLRILFAEISINRLEPDLIIMDEFQRFKNLISADDGSETSLLARKFLSASTGGNDPKVLLLSATPYKLYSTLEEMEDPQEESHYSEFMGIMNFLMNNSEIDKEFQTDWNTFSEKLREFTPKGFALVKVAKTTVEQSMTKHICKTERHVAEDAGNLIDNETHTVPIIPNESDIVSYLDTQAIFRSLGKENLPIEYAKSAPFLLSYLDKYQIKVKLEKFLKNEWSNLSTHQKKLLKSPSVWLNRNKIQTYTDFSIPNSRFEMLRKIAFERNNELLLWVPPSSPCFSLEGTFKNKDMFSKILVFSSWEMVPRMIATLMSYELELKTLGKLKDKLKNIKYFTRKSKKDVDGEKRERRNPARRLELGSIEENQRHKYLTLLYPSMTLSKIFDPIATLNGKLTYDNLFQSIKQNLAERITSLQISVDNDGQADASWYYLIPMILDNQQQHGFVDNWINAIKTRKNELADDKSNLIEHLEKVREELRDPPTGKLPEDLVEVLALMTVGSPAVCAYRSSDGLLLESSLLARRMIDKFNSPEAIAIIILAEKLNSGEGHWKQVLRYCCEGCFQSVLDEWAHMVSEDNRLSSSESDRKLLFSLLSSYVNIRSASIQVDSCESFHSRIHEVDGSHNKMSMRTHFAAGFYKTKDEDKAVSRKNALRHAFNSPFYPFVLATTSVGQEGLDFHYYCRRIMHWNLPSNPIDFEQREGRINRFKNFAIRKNLASRFRDAQFNDDVWAEIFDLASKAFAGKSSELIPFWGIQKSDQNDDSLRYKIERIVPQFTLSKDQGLYEYLLKVLTLYRITLGQPRQEELIEQFGNLSKEEVKALFINLSPHYRSREHASHFTHNSSDESDTLIDE
- a CDS encoding phospholipase D family protein, whose product is MANVQKKLLNPQSDRLDYMKLLTPPLGFETEFAVGTTYSLDLNSLIGVTMALGVSETMDDDCLKNPIRMLNALTLSSQRIAVFCQTGQVFIPQDIIPVHGLLDSMVFEIKTNRRIHHVFHPKVWIVKFKNGISDLWRVIILSRNLTFDCSWDVAVCLEGKTEKEEDSKNAPLQDFLKYLMKQCKDTTQQGQKKKMLGTMAKEIMEVKFSSGEDKVDFDFHPVGISRGTGGSYSIDNSGLFNKWDRLIVMSPFLGGQGKKTPLERLLDMKSGKNLHDYRPILITRRSEVSKLSERVRKDFDIYSLREEAFHSGEEHEDYTNLDGQDIHAKLFFRTYNSKSELFIGSMNASYNAFSGGNIEFMLKLSTTWGKLNTEMLSRALLESDDSPFELLSEEMPEYVPDPKDETLEELTGYLRRLEFAGKVKPTGDDFFDFEISASNVCEDVKGSLFPLLSPNLGKDITTQIIFSKMKKEQLCEFFLIKLDGDLDTRLERIVRIPLTGMPGDRDAAIVKSVIRDEQDFISYVSLLMGDDYYDDVVMELKRFKKYSADLSGNNKPIPAMYEKMLKVAADKPVRLKEIEKLLEDLQDHPSVPAGFHEVFNTIIKVAKI
- a CDS encoding DUF6361 family protein, translated to MKILQLGWIDFSREQRDKVMKILHNLAQKTALDELGIGAIRDGFADIFFPGTSTIQTRAKYFVLIPYIFREIITGKNIKKGSMQDLIEQRELELIQDLKDNSGDDLRGIIGQDSGINLKRKPSSVYWSGIRSWKIFDPPEEHLKNFSLNQYCMFVENHHSKREQGKLSGKKVEDDEDALNDDPAYMIIGLSFFDFPENIPDSLDQSTIKLTYGEAVFLQKKIIASHSESLLAHFLVQDNWYLLPKDNLSFQDLLDLSGFKDAEMARKIQLASWFATFNKIINVRFNWLLREGMNRESYDRKWQESLVQVNNLGDNHLEEIFTLLKLTRESENKTKQFLNLVYESLKTGDFDTADRLIRKREESLKRSRSKFKNIQQLNLEHNIGIEELDYRLPIALQLLSDIHHGLRM